A stretch of Bombina bombina isolate aBomBom1 chromosome 2, aBomBom1.pri, whole genome shotgun sequence DNA encodes these proteins:
- the LOC128647279 gene encoding olfactory receptor 5G3-like, with amino-acid sequence MDIQIKPTNVDHEENQTIITEFWLQGFQYSHQYKILLFFLFLITYSATLTGNALIITLVIVSPELWSPMYFFLSHLSLDEILCTTNIIPNMLNSLLREDGTISIEGCFTQIFLFGYLTVTECFLLTIMSYDRYLAICVPLNYSSLMSLGRCIQLSSGAWVASLILTIPASCFVYLLKFCGSNVIDHFFCDFTLIMKRSCSTTFVTETETKIFAIIVTMPSLLFICFTYIYIIVTILKIPSTIGKQKAFSTCSCHLTVVFMYYGTLIAIYVASTKSHSYNINKILSLLYTVVTPLLNPLIYSLRNKTMKSSFNKAIQTKI; translated from the exons atgGATATTCAAATAAAG CCAACAAATGTGGATCATGAAGAAAACCAAACAATAATCACTGAGTTTTGGCTTCAAGGTTTCCAATATAGCCATCAATATAAgattttacttttctttttgttcttgaTAACTTACTCTGCAACATTAACAGGGAATGCATTGATTATCACATTGGTAATTGTGAGTCCTGAGCTTTGGTCTCCTATGTATTTCTTCCTTAGTCACCTCTCTTTAGATGAAATCTTATGCACTACAAATATTATACCCAACATGCTAAACTCCCTGCTGAGAGAAGATGGTACTATATCTATTGAGGGATGTTTCACCCAAATATTTCTTTTTGGATATTTAACTGTTACAGAATGTTTCCTTCTAACAATAATGTCCTATGATCGTTATCTTGcaatctgtgtccctttaaattactcctCTCTCATGAGCTTGGGACGTTGCATTCAACTCTCCTCTGGAGCATGGGTAGCGAGTCTTATTTTAACAATACCAGCTTCTTGCTTTGTATATCTTTTAAAATTCTGTGGCTCAAATGTTATTGATCACTTCTTCTGTGATTTTACCTTGATTATGAAACGATCATGTTCAACAACTTTTGTGACAGAAACAGAAACTAAAATATTTGCCATAATTGTGACAATGCCGTCACTTctatttatttgtttcacttaCATCTATATTATAGTCACTATCCTCAAAATTCCTTCTACCATCGGGAAGCAGAAAGCTTTTTCTACCTGCAGTTGCCACCTGACCGTTGTGTTTATGTATTATGGAACACTTATTGCGATCTATGTAGCTTCAACAAAAAGTCATTCATACAATATCAATAAAATACTCTCATTGCTCTACACTGTAGTGACTCCTTTGCTCAACCCATTGATATACAGCTTAAGGAATAAAACAATGAAAAGTTCCTTTAACAAAGCCATTCAGACAAAAATATAA